AGCACCTGGTTTGGGACCAGGGGGTCGCATGTTCAAATCGTGTCATCCCGATATTTCATCTGTGCGGGTGTAGTTCAATGGTAGAACTTCAGCCTTCCAAGCTGATAGCGTGGGTTCGATTCCCATCACCCGCTTATAGAAGTATTAGACAGTCCTTGGGCCATCCAGGGGCTGTTTTCTTGTTATTGAGGTAGTTCTCCGAACGTTGCGATGGGGGGAAGGGCCTCATGCTCCACAGCCAGTAACTATAAAAGAGAAATCCTGCATAAATTGCAACAATGCTAATCAATAGAAGCGGCATATGCAGAAATCCTGCACCAAATGCAACAAAACCATCCCTCATTTGCTCTAACCACCGGAATTTCTGCAGATAATGCAACAATCCTCCTCAGCAAGTAACAGTTACAGAGAAATCCTGCAAAATATGCAACATTGCTCTCCATACCAAGCGGCGGGGGAGGCATGTGGTCCGAACGTATGCGAAAAACCGAACACAATAGTCGATGCCACAGCAGATGGTCCGAACGTATGCGAAAAACCGAACACAATAGTCGATGCCACAGCAGATGGGCCGAATGTATGCAGACAAACCGAATTCAACCTCAACATGCTGGTGTAACGGACTTGGAGAAACGAATGGAGCCTGCCAGCCTGGTGCGCTTGTTTGCCGACAGCCTAGTTTCCCAAGAACTGGTATAGTAGAGCTGTGGAATCATTGACAACATTTACTTGGAAGCTGAGGGCATCGTTATGACAGACAAGGTAATTCGGATTTTCAAAATCATCAATGCGATTCAGGCCAATCCCGGGATTACAGCGGCGGACTTGGCCTACAGGTGCGAGGTCCATATTAGAACGATATACAGGGATCTTGAGGTTATCAGCCATTTCGCTCCGGTGACGAATGAGGGCAGGGGAACCGGCTACAGGTTCATGGGCAAATTCTTTCTATACCCGCTGGACTTCACGGAGCAGGAGTCTCTGGCGTTCTCGCTGCTGCCGTCGGTGCTGCATGAGCAGAAGATCCCGCCGGGATTTCATTCCGCATATGATAAGGTAATGGGGACCCATCTGAAGGAGAAGTCCAGACAGAACGGGCTGCTGGAGAACATCGCTGATATTATCCAGATGGGTACCCCGGCCTACCGCAAGAAGAGCCGGAATTTCCTGCAGCCGCTGATTGCAGCGATTCTGGAGCAGCGCAGCATCCGGGCAGTATACCATTCTCAATTACGCAATGAGATCACGGAACGGAAGATTGATCCGTATTATCTGGTTCCGCGGGATCAACGCTTTTATCTGATTGGCTATTGTCACCTGCAGAGCGCCATCCGTACCTTCCGCATCAGCCGTTTTCAGCAGGTCGAGATGACGGCGTCCACTTTCGATAAAGGCAATTTCAATATCAAGCAGTATCTGAAGAACACCTGGTCGATTCATCGGGGGACAAGAAATATTACGTTCAAGGTACGGTTTCACCCCGAGGTGGCGCGTTACATCAAAGAAGAAGAGCTGTTCGTACGTCCGCGGATGAGTGATGAAGGGGATGGTACCCTGCTGTTTGAGGTCACGGTTAACAATGAGCAGGAATTCACCAAATGGATTCTGCAATACGGACCGAATGCAGAGATTCTTGAGCCGCCGTCAGCCAGAGAGGGATTGAAGCAGCAGCTGGAGCAATGGCTGGATGTGTATCAGCAGTGAGAAACGTGCAGGTTTTTGTCTGATTTAGGGGAGCGTCTGTCGAAAAGATTAGATTGATCCATTGCATTGGGGATTAAGGTTTTTTGGAGGAAATTTATGTCGGGAAAGAATTGACCAGCGTGGGGAAACCGAGTATTATATGGAATATAATGGAATGATAGGAGGCAAGATAGAAATTGCTGGAACTGGATGGGATGAACGAGGACTCTTTGACAGATATGCTTAAGGTATCATTTTCATGGGAGAACTGGACGGCAATTCTTGAGATTTCGGACAAGCTCTTTGAACTCGCTATTATGACCTACGGCTCTCAGCAACAGGGGATGAAGAGATATTCCCTCAAGAAGAATATAGCGTATTATCTCGGGTACAGCGCCTGTATGAAAGGGATCGCTTATCAGAAGCTCGGGAATCTCGCTGAATCCAGAAAGTGTATCCGCCTGTATGAGGATATGAGCTGGATCAAAGACCTGAATCAGGAAGTTCTCACGGAAGTCGAATACTACAAGAATATTGCTATCGCCAACACTTTCGTCATTGATCTGCTGGAGGGTAAGACAGAGGTACTCCCCGATTACGTGGAATTCATCCGCAAGGGCGATAAGGAGGAGCTTCTGGCCTGTCTGATCACTGTGCTGGAGTCCGCCATCAAGTACAACTTCTGCATTGATTGGGTCCTCGATGAGTTCAAGGAACAATTGAAGGAATTGAGCTGCAGAGAGAAGAAGGAAGACATACGATACTACATAGATTACATGCATCTTAGCGCAATATATTTGTATAAAAGACAAAAAATTCATGATGCAATTAATTTGACTCTCTATATTTTGGTAATAAGTAGTAAACTTTATGATGGGACAGGCTTCCGGAAGATCGTTTCCTTTTACGAGCATATCCGCAGCCATGCCTCAGCTGAGCAGCAAGAATCTTACCGGAATATTATGAAAAATATCTTAGAGAGGGAGTTTTTAAAAGATGAAAAAGGCGATCTCGTTATTAACAGCCGTATTGCTGATTAGCACAACCGCAGTGGTCACAACGGCAGGCGCAGGTAGTGGCGGTCATCTCACAGGATACTCCGGCAATGTCTCTGTCAACAATCACGGTGCTGGGCATTAAGCTGACTCCTCTCAGGTTTTGCTTTAGGAGATTAATACTTATTAGAAACAGGGGTAAGCGACAGCTTACCCCTGTTTAGATTTTCAGATCATGTTACAATCCCAGTGCCTCGGCAATCCGCTGTCCGAACTCCGGGTCGGCCTTGCGGAAGTGGCCAATCTGGCGGAGCTTGATCTCATCCGAGTTCACCGGAGTCATGGCCTCGACAATGTTCCGCACCAGCCGTGCGCGTTCCTCTTCACTCAGCAGGCGGTAGAGATCCCCCGGCTGGGTGTAATGATCGTCATGATCATAGGCTACACTGTCAGCCTGGCCGGAGACTTCAAAAGCAGCCGCTTTATGCTGCGGCGACTCGGTGGCTCCGCCGAAGCTGTTAGGTTCGTAGTAGACAGAGCCGCCTCCGTTACTCGTGGCATTCATCGCGCCGTCACGCTGGTTATTGTTGACCTCGGCGATGGGCCGGTTAATTGGCAGCTGGTTGTGATTAGCGCCTACGCGGTAGCGGTGGGCATCACCGTAGGCGAACAGGCGGCCCTGGAGCATTTTGTCGGGTGAGGCTTCAATTCCGGGTACGAACGAGCCGGGCGAGAAGGTCGCCTGCTCCACTTCAGCGAAGTAATTCTCCGGGTTGCGGTCCAGCACCATGCGCCCTACCTCAATTAGCGGATAGTCCTTCTGGGACCATACTTTGGTCACATCAAACGGATCGAACCGGTAGCTGTTCGCATCCTCCTCAGGCATAATCTGCACATACAGTGTCCATGCCGGGAAATCCCCGTTGTCGATCGCATTGAACAAATCCTCGGTATGATAATCCGGGTGCTCGCCTGCCAGCTGTGCCGCCAGCTTCACATCCAGGTTCTGCACGCCCTGTTCGGTCTTGAAATGGTATTTCACCCAGACAGCCTGGCCTTCAGCATTGACCCATTTGAACGTATGGCTGCCGAATCCGTGCATATGGCGGAGGGTGGCGGGGATGCCGCGGTCAGACATGAGAATGGTGACCTGATGCAGCGATTCAGGCGAGAGCGACCAGAAATCCCAGACAGCTGTCGGGTTCTTCAGGTGGGTCTGCGGATGACGCTTCTGGGTATGAATAAAGTCCGGGAACTTAATGGCATCACGGATGAAAAATACAGGCGTGTTGTTCCCGACCAGGTCATAGTTGCCTTCCTCGGTGTAGAACTTCACGGCGAAGCCGCGCGGATCGCGCACAGTATCGGCAGAGCCCAGCTCCCCGGCTACAGTGGAGAAACGGATGAACATCGGGGTGCGTTTGCCGACCTCAGACAAGAATGCAGCTTTGGTATACCGGGACAGGTCACGGGTGACCTCGAAGTAACCATGGGCGCCTGCGCCTTTGGCATGAACGACACGTTCCGGGACACGCTCGCGGTTGAAGTGGGCCAGCTTCTCCAGCAGATGGACATCCTGCAGCAGAGTAGGGCCGCGGGAGCCTGCTGTCATGGAGTTCTGGTTGTCACCTACAGGGGCACCCCAGCTTGTGGTTAGTTTGTCGTTGTTATGGTTTGCAGTCATGAACGAAATCACCTCGTGTAAGGATTTGATTTTAGATTAAGTATAAATTTATAGTATTTTTAAAATAAAATCAATCCTTTTTTATAATAATTATAATTAAAAGTTGCTGGTAAATAAAAAACTCCCATCCGCAGCAGCGGACAGGAGGGGGAGTGTCAGACAAACAGCAGATAAGAGAGCGAGTGCGGACACTCAGCGCACACTAGAGGAAGTGTCGAACAAACAACGGACAAAAGAGAGTTGTCGAGCAACAAACGACAGTATAAGCATGTTAGGCAACCGCGGGCACGGGAATGGAATGTCGGACAAACAGCAGCCAATCGTTAATCCCGCACCAAATGAGGGGCAGACTGCTGCTGTGTCTAGCTTCGGATATACATCCGGTTATAGTATTCATCCAGCATGCGCTTGGTGGCGAACTCGGTACGGGTGGTCTCGATGCTGCGGTGCATCATCTGCACCCACTTCGCCTGGTCGTCATAGAAGACGGGAAGGA
This region of Paenibacillus sp. FSL K6-1096 genomic DNA includes:
- the katA gene encoding catalase KatA, whose amino-acid sequence is MTANHNNDKLTTSWGAPVGDNQNSMTAGSRGPTLLQDVHLLEKLAHFNRERVPERVVHAKGAGAHGYFEVTRDLSRYTKAAFLSEVGKRTPMFIRFSTVAGELGSADTVRDPRGFAVKFYTEEGNYDLVGNNTPVFFIRDAIKFPDFIHTQKRHPQTHLKNPTAVWDFWSLSPESLHQVTILMSDRGIPATLRHMHGFGSHTFKWVNAEGQAVWVKYHFKTEQGVQNLDVKLAAQLAGEHPDYHTEDLFNAIDNGDFPAWTLYVQIMPEEDANSYRFDPFDVTKVWSQKDYPLIEVGRMVLDRNPENYFAEVEQATFSPGSFVPGIEASPDKMLQGRLFAYGDAHRYRVGANHNQLPINRPIAEVNNNQRDGAMNATSNGGGSVYYEPNSFGGATESPQHKAAAFEVSGQADSVAYDHDDHYTQPGDLYRLLSEEERARLVRNIVEAMTPVNSDEIKLRQIGHFRKADPEFGQRIAEALGL
- a CDS encoding DNA-binding protein, with protein sequence MLELDGMNEDSLTDMLKVSFSWENWTAILEISDKLFELAIMTYGSQQQGMKRYSLKKNIAYYLGYSACMKGIAYQKLGNLAESRKCIRLYEDMSWIKDLNQEVLTEVEYYKNIAIANTFVIDLLEGKTEVLPDYVEFIRKGDKEELLACLITVLESAIKYNFCIDWVLDEFKEQLKELSCREKKEDIRYYIDYMHLSAIYLYKRQKIHDAINLTLYILVISSKLYDGTGFRKIVSFYEHIRSHASAEQQESYRNIMKNILEREFLKDEKGDLVINSRIAD
- a CDS encoding WYL domain-containing protein, with product MTDKVIRIFKIINAIQANPGITAADLAYRCEVHIRTIYRDLEVISHFAPVTNEGRGTGYRFMGKFFLYPLDFTEQESLAFSLLPSVLHEQKIPPGFHSAYDKVMGTHLKEKSRQNGLLENIADIIQMGTPAYRKKSRNFLQPLIAAILEQRSIRAVYHSQLRNEITERKIDPYYLVPRDQRFYLIGYCHLQSAIRTFRISRFQQVEMTASTFDKGNFNIKQYLKNTWSIHRGTRNITFKVRFHPEVARYIKEEELFVRPRMSDEGDGTLLFEVTVNNEQEFTKWILQYGPNAEILEPPSAREGLKQQLEQWLDVYQQ